A stretch of the Bradyrhizobium sp. CCBAU 53351 genome encodes the following:
- a CDS encoding rod-binding protein, with the protein MIVTATPDLVLDVLEAADPVTQRAATAKLDALKSSDADFAATMDAEAGKAAAAAADQPAAKVAAAQSDAVNGAPVRVIKAPASGEVYRKFEAFILQTFVETMLPKESEEVFGKGTAGGVWKSMLAEQLGNQLAKGKGIGIAERLAAAHPPAPDNAGKAG; encoded by the coding sequence ATGATCGTGACAGCGACACCCGACCTCGTCCTCGATGTCCTCGAGGCCGCCGATCCCGTGACGCAGCGCGCCGCGACCGCGAAGCTCGATGCGCTGAAATCTTCCGATGCCGATTTCGCCGCGACGATGGACGCGGAGGCCGGCAAGGCCGCGGCAGCGGCCGCCGATCAACCCGCGGCGAAGGTGGCCGCGGCGCAGTCGGACGCGGTGAACGGCGCGCCGGTTCGGGTGATCAAGGCGCCGGCATCCGGCGAGGTCTACCGGAAGTTCGAAGCTTTCATCCTCCAGACCTTCGTCGAGACGATGCTGCCGAAGGAATCGGAGGAGGTCTTCGGCAAGGGCACGGCTGGCGGCGTCTGGAAGTCGATGCTGGCGGAGCAGCTCGGCAACCAGCTGGCAAAAGGTAAGGGCATCGGCATCGCCGAGCGGCTCGCTGCCGCGCATCCGCCGGCACCGGACAATGCGGGCAAGGCGGGATGA
- the fliR gene encoding flagellar biosynthesis protein FliR, which yields MISGLADSVLVTFIVFCRIGACLMLVPGYSSVNVPAQVRLFVALVTTFALAPILIAVLKPLTDNAAPLTLALLISSELLVGSVIGLGGRVFFLALQTMATVMASAIGLSNIPGTPVADSDPAPALVPLIMVSVTTLFFMTDQHWQVLRGLMNSYDVWHPGDRLGGGMPLDQLVGRLSEAFVLTLRITSPFIVYSVIVNLAVGLINKLTPAIPVYFISVPFVLFGGFLLLYLTSDELLTQFMLGVSSWLAE from the coding sequence GTGATCTCAGGCCTGGCCGACAGCGTGCTGGTGACGTTCATCGTGTTCTGCCGGATCGGCGCCTGCCTGATGCTGGTGCCCGGCTATTCCAGCGTCAACGTTCCGGCCCAGGTTCGCCTGTTCGTCGCGCTGGTCACGACCTTCGCGCTGGCGCCGATCCTGATCGCGGTCCTGAAGCCCCTCACGGACAACGCGGCGCCGCTGACGCTGGCGCTCCTGATCAGTTCGGAGCTCCTGGTCGGCAGCGTCATCGGGCTCGGCGGGCGGGTATTCTTCCTCGCGCTGCAGACCATGGCGACCGTGATGGCGAGCGCGATCGGCCTCAGCAACATCCCGGGCACGCCGGTTGCCGACAGCGATCCGGCGCCGGCGCTGGTACCGCTGATCATGGTGTCCGTCACCACGCTGTTCTTCATGACCGACCAGCATTGGCAGGTCCTGCGCGGGCTGATGAACTCCTACGATGTCTGGCATCCCGGCGACCGGCTCGGCGGCGGCATGCCGCTCGACCAGCTGGTCGGGCGCTTGTCCGAAGCGTTCGTGCTGACGCTGCGGATCACCAGCCCCTTCATCGTCTATTCGGTGATCGTCAACCTGGCGGTCGGCCTGATCAACAAGCTGACGCCGGCCATTCCAGTCTATTTCATCTCCGTGCCCTTCGTGCTGTTCGGCGGCTTCCTGCTACTCTACCTCACCAGTGACGAGCTGCTGACGCAATTCATGCTCGGCGTCTCGTCCTGGCTGGCGGAGTGA
- the flhA gene encoding flagellar biosynthesis protein FlhA, producing MADTLAASLPTPRRLGADAFFAGGIVAMLTILFLPIPPILIDLGLAFSIALSALILMVALWIQRPLDFSAFPTVLLIATILRLALNVATTRLILSRGGEGEQAAGHVVAGFSKFVMGGDFVIGLIIFAILVTVNFVVITKGATRIAEVGARFTLDAIPGKQMAIDADLSAGLIDDKEAQRRRRELEEESAFFGAMDGASKFVRGDAIAGLIITAINIFGGIIIGVTHHGLTLSRAADVYTKLSVGDGLVSQMPALIVSLSAGLLVSKGGTRGSAEQAVLRQLSGYPRAVSAAALMMFVLALMPGLPLAPFVALGGVMAFVGYSLPRRQAAQERKEAALKADERAQAEAKESVKEQLKTAEIELALGGHLSVHLLGSRTELAHRVAKIRKKFAKQYGFVIPEIKLTDNLSIDPKSYQIRIHDTRVAHGELRLGEVLVLVDKDGKPDVPGEEVIEPAFGMKALWVTEAFTDEVKRQGCKPVDNLSVLLTHLSEVLRANLAQLLSYKDMRALLDRLDPEYKRLVEDLCPSQISYSGLLAILKILLAERVSIRNLHLILEAIAEIAPHVRRSEQVAEHVRTRLAQQICGDLSDNGVLNVVRLGNRWDLAFHQSLKRDAKGDVVEFDADPRLIEQFATEASAAIRKFTENGTSVVLAVTPEARPYVRMILERVFPTLPILSHVEVARSAEIRALGAIS from the coding sequence ATGGCCGATACGTTAGCTGCTAGCCTGCCGACACCACGAAGATTGGGGGCCGACGCCTTTTTTGCCGGCGGCATCGTGGCCATGCTCACGATTCTGTTCCTGCCGATCCCACCGATCCTGATCGACCTTGGCCTGGCGTTCTCGATCGCGCTGTCGGCACTGATCCTGATGGTGGCGCTGTGGATCCAGCGACCGCTCGATTTCTCCGCCTTCCCGACCGTGCTGCTGATCGCGACGATCCTGCGCCTCGCGCTGAACGTCGCGACCACCCGCCTGATCCTGTCGCGCGGCGGCGAGGGCGAGCAGGCCGCCGGCCACGTCGTCGCCGGCTTCTCCAAGTTCGTGATGGGCGGCGATTTCGTCATCGGCCTGATCATCTTCGCCATCCTGGTCACGGTGAACTTCGTCGTGATCACCAAGGGCGCGACGCGTATCGCCGAAGTCGGCGCGCGCTTCACCCTCGATGCCATCCCCGGCAAGCAGATGGCGATCGACGCCGATCTGTCGGCGGGCCTGATCGACGACAAGGAAGCCCAGCGCCGGCGCCGCGAGCTCGAGGAGGAAAGCGCGTTCTTCGGCGCCATGGACGGCGCCTCGAAATTCGTCCGCGGCGACGCCATCGCCGGTCTGATCATCACGGCGATCAACATTTTCGGCGGCATCATCATCGGCGTCACCCATCACGGGCTGACCCTGTCGCGTGCCGCCGACGTCTATACCAAACTCTCCGTCGGCGACGGTCTGGTGTCGCAGATGCCGGCACTGATCGTGTCGCTGTCCGCGGGCCTGCTGGTCTCCAAGGGCGGCACCAGGGGGTCGGCGGAGCAGGCCGTGCTGCGGCAGCTCAGCGGCTACCCGCGCGCGGTATCGGCTGCCGCGCTGATGATGTTCGTGCTCGCGTTGATGCCGGGGCTGCCGTTGGCGCCTTTCGTTGCGCTGGGTGGCGTCATGGCCTTCGTCGGCTACTCGCTGCCGAGGCGGCAGGCGGCGCAGGAGCGCAAGGAGGCGGCCCTCAAGGCCGACGAGCGCGCCCAGGCCGAGGCCAAGGAATCCGTCAAGGAGCAGCTCAAGACCGCCGAAATCGAGCTGGCGCTTGGCGGCCACCTTTCGGTTCATCTCCTGGGCTCGCGCACCGAGCTTGCGCATCGCGTGGCCAAGATCCGCAAGAAGTTCGCCAAGCAGTACGGCTTCGTCATTCCCGAGATCAAGCTCACCGACAATCTCTCGATCGATCCCAAGAGCTACCAGATCCGGATCCACGACACGCGCGTCGCCCATGGCGAGCTCAGGCTCGGCGAGGTGCTCGTGCTGGTCGACAAGGACGGCAAGCCCGACGTGCCAGGCGAGGAGGTGATCGAGCCCGCTTTCGGCATGAAGGCACTCTGGGTCACGGAAGCCTTCACCGACGAGGTCAAGCGGCAGGGCTGCAAGCCGGTCGACAACCTGTCGGTGCTGCTCACGCATTTGAGCGAAGTGCTTAGGGCGAACCTCGCCCAGCTCCTGTCCTACAAGGACATGCGCGCGCTGCTCGACCGGCTCGATCCCGAGTACAAGCGTCTGGTCGAGGATCTCTGCCCCTCGCAAATCTCCTATTCGGGCCTGCTGGCGATCCTGAAGATCCTGCTGGCCGAGCGGGTCTCCATTCGCAACCTCCACCTCATCCTGGAGGCGATCGCGGAGATCGCGCCCCATGTGCGGCGCTCCGAGCAGGTCGCCGAGCATGTGCGCACGCGGCTGGCCCAGCAGATCTGCGGCGACCTCTCCGACAACGGCGTGCTCAACGTCGTCCGTCTCGGCAACCGCTGGGATCTCGCGTTCCACCAGAGCCTGAAGCGCGACGCCAAGGGCGACGTCGTCGAGTTCGACGCCGATCCGCGCCTGATCGAGCAATTCGCGACGGAAGCGAGCGCCGCGATCCGCAAGTTCACCGAGAACGGTACCAGCGTGGTGCTGGCAGTGACGCCCGAAGCGCGCCCCTATGTCCGGATGATCCTGGAACGGGTGTTCCCGACGCTGCCGATCCTGTCGCATGTCGAGGTCGCGCGTAGCGCGGAGATCAGGGCACTCGGAGCCATCTCGTGA
- the fliQ gene encoding flagellar biosynthesis protein FliQ yields the protein MNERDALDIVQAAIWTIIVASGPAVGAAMLVGTVIALIQALTQIQEVTLTFVPKIIVILLVVAVSGSFIGAHLSTFTEMVYSRIEHGF from the coding sequence ATGAACGAACGCGACGCTCTCGACATCGTCCAGGCGGCGATTTGGACCATCATCGTCGCCTCCGGGCCAGCGGTCGGCGCCGCGATGCTGGTCGGCACCGTGATCGCGCTGATCCAGGCCCTGACCCAGATCCAGGAGGTGACGCTGACCTTCGTTCCGAAGATCATCGTCATCCTCTTGGTCGTCGCCGTCTCCGGCTCCTTCATCGGCGCGCATCTCTCGACCTTCACCGAGATGGTCTATTCGCGGATCGAGCACGGCTTCTGA
- the flgD gene encoding flagellar hook assembly protein FlgD, producing MNVTGVTDTTGKSNATDQTTTTSSNSVDYNTFLQLLIAEMKNQDPTNPMDTSQYMSQFAQLSTVEQAMQTNSKLDALLSSQSLSQANGLIGKTVSFTDSTGASFSGKVVSVAINSDGSIATLQDGTKVAVGPGLTISQS from the coding sequence ATGAACGTCACAGGCGTGACCGACACGACCGGCAAGTCCAATGCGACCGACCAGACCACGACGACGTCCAGCAATAGCGTCGACTACAATACGTTTCTTCAGCTCCTCATCGCCGAGATGAAGAACCAGGATCCGACCAATCCGATGGATACCTCGCAATATATGAGCCAGTTCGCCCAGCTCTCGACGGTCGAGCAGGCGATGCAGACCAATTCGAAGCTGGACGCGCTGCTGTCGTCGCAGTCGTTGTCGCAGGCCAACGGCCTGATCGGGAAGACCGTCAGCTTCACCGACTCGACCGGCGCCAGCTTCAGCGGCAAGGTCGTTTCGGTCGCCATCAACAGTGACGGCTCCATCGCGACCCTCCAGGACGGCACCAAGGTCGCGGTCGGGCCCGGCCTCACGATCAGCCAGTCATGA
- the flbT gene encoding flagellar biosynthesis repressor FlbT, producing the protein MKVSLRAGERIYINGAVLRVDRKVSVELVNDVMFLLEGQVMQASDATTALRQLYFIVQLMLMNPTDIRDAAALYAQHHAALRAVCESREMLEGLGAVDELVEATRYFEALKRIRALFPVEQAILAGAVPISPVEAA; encoded by the coding sequence ATGAAAGTCTCCTTGCGGGCGGGCGAACGCATCTACATCAACGGCGCGGTGCTGCGCGTGGACCGCAAGGTCTCCGTCGAGCTCGTCAACGACGTGATGTTCCTGCTGGAAGGGCAGGTCATGCAGGCCTCCGACGCCACCACGGCGTTGCGGCAGCTCTATTTCATCGTCCAGCTCATGCTGATGAACCCGACCGACATCCGTGACGCCGCGGCGCTCTATGCGCAGCATCATGCGGCCCTGCGTGCCGTGTGCGAGAGCCGCGAGATGCTGGAGGGGCTTGGTGCGGTCGACGAACTGGTCGAGGCGACCCGTTACTTCGAAGCGCTCAAGCGGATCCGGGCCCTGTTCCCGGTCGAGCAGGCCATCCTGGCCGGCGCCGTACCCATTTCCCCCGTCGAAGCTGCCTGA
- the flaF gene encoding flagellar biosynthesis regulator FlaF — MTFEAYEAVVDESGFEARGRERQALSLGIDRLERLQKGRFSLEDLVESLLYVRRLWTIFIEDLSHPENGLPDKLRADIISIGLWVVKEADRLREERSTDVMQLIEINRLIRDAL; from the coding sequence ATGACGTTTGAAGCCTATGAAGCGGTCGTCGACGAGAGTGGCTTTGAAGCGCGCGGCCGCGAGCGGCAGGCGCTCAGCCTCGGCATCGACCGGCTCGAACGACTCCAGAAGGGGCGCTTCAGCCTCGAGGACCTGGTCGAGAGCCTGCTCTATGTCCGACGCTTGTGGACGATCTTCATCGAGGACCTCTCGCACCCGGAAAACGGGCTGCCGGACAAGCTGCGCGCCGACATCATCTCGATCGGCCTGTGGGTGGTCAAGGAAGCCGATCGCCTTCGCGAGGAGCGATCGACCGACGTGATGCAGCTCATCGAAATCAACCGCCTGATCCGAGACGCCCTTTGA
- a CDS encoding flagellar hook-associated family protein, giving the protein MMSANYISTLMLSSSLRSSITNNQSALTKASKEATTGRFADVGLELGTGTGRDVALRADFNFADQLVDTNELVAGRLDVTQNRITQLGKTASDFLKNLIAARDADSGAKIILPSASANLQDLIGALNVSYNGSYLFGGINTQTVPVTSYTAGSASKNQVDADFLATFGFSQSAPGVSTITPAQMQNFLDNVLDPEFASPAWNTNWSAATDQTLSSRISTTEVVDSSVSANQPGFRKLAEAYTMLTDLGNTSLSKDTFQVVVDKAISLVSGAINDLAVLGGTVGSIQQRVTGASEKLKIQKDILNNQIVQMEAVDPTEASVRVNTLQTQIKTALALTSQLQQISLINYL; this is encoded by the coding sequence ATGATGAGCGCGAACTACATCTCGACCCTGATGCTGTCGTCGTCGTTGAGGTCGTCGATCACGAACAACCAGAGCGCGCTGACCAAGGCCTCGAAGGAGGCGACTACCGGCCGTTTCGCCGATGTCGGCCTCGAGCTCGGCACGGGAACGGGCCGCGACGTGGCGCTGCGGGCCGATTTCAACTTCGCCGATCAGCTGGTCGACACCAACGAGCTGGTGGCGGGGCGGCTCGATGTGACCCAGAACCGGATCACGCAGCTCGGCAAGACCGCGTCGGACTTCCTCAAGAATTTGATCGCGGCCCGCGACGCCGACAGCGGCGCGAAAATCATCCTGCCGAGCGCGTCCGCGAACCTTCAGGACCTCATTGGCGCGCTCAACGTCTCCTACAACGGGTCGTACCTGTTCGGCGGCATCAACACGCAGACCGTGCCGGTCACGAGCTACACGGCCGGCTCGGCCAGCAAGAACCAGGTCGACGCGGACTTCCTGGCGACGTTCGGCTTCTCGCAGTCCGCGCCGGGCGTGAGCACGATCACGCCGGCGCAGATGCAGAATTTCCTCGACAACGTCCTCGATCCCGAGTTTGCAAGCCCGGCCTGGAACACCAATTGGTCGGCGGCCACGGACCAGACGCTGTCGAGCCGCATCTCCACGACCGAGGTCGTCGACAGCTCGGTCAGCGCCAACCAGCCCGGCTTCCGCAAGCTGGCCGAGGCCTACACCATGCTCACCGACCTCGGCAACACCAGCCTGAGCAAGGACACGTTCCAGGTCGTCGTCGACAAGGCCATCAGTCTCGTCAGCGGCGCGATCAATGATCTCGCCGTGCTCGGCGGCACCGTCGGGTCGATCCAGCAGCGGGTCACCGGTGCATCCGAGAAGCTGAAGATCCAGAAGGACATCCTCAACAACCAGATCGTCCAGATGGAGGCTGTCGATCCGACCGAGGCTTCGGTCCGGGTCAATACCTTGCAGACCCAGATCAAGACGGCGCTCGCGCTGACCTCGCAGCTCCAGCAGATCAGCCTCATCAACTATCTCTGA
- the flgK gene encoding flagellar hook-associated protein FlgK produces MSITAALNSARSSLMASGIQSATISRNIAGASAPGYSRKLTMLDNLPGTGVYVAAIQRAASSGLYSNVLTATSSSAKQSVIYDGLQKIAAATVDDPELEQSPTAQLNKLKQALQQYANSTDNATLAQSAVTSAKDMVTALNQATKTVQSVREGADVDMATSVANINQLLTQFQTVNTAIVKGTITGDDVTDYLDQRDSIVSKLSQEVGVTMSLRPNGDAALYTDSGVVLFDKSARTVSFAPTNAYTAGTTGNAVFIDGVPVTGANSVMPLKSGKLAGLAQLRDQDTVTYQSQLDEIARGLIDTFKESDQSAVPTLADRPGLFTYPGAPAMPASATISVGLAGLISVAASVDPAAGGNPNLLRDGAISGNPAFNYNTTGNAGFSTRLHQLIDNMNASQPFDVTAQGKPSGSVIEFASSSASWIESHRKTADDNVKYQNTLLDRSTAALSNVAGVNMDDEMSLMLQVERTYSASSKIISTVDEMLQSLLAAVGN; encoded by the coding sequence ATGTCCATTACCGCCGCTCTCAACTCCGCCCGCTCCTCGCTCATGGCGTCGGGCATCCAGTCGGCGACGATCTCGCGCAACATCGCCGGGGCCAGCGCCCCCGGCTATTCGCGCAAGCTCACCATGCTGGACAATCTGCCCGGCACCGGTGTCTATGTCGCGGCGATCCAGCGCGCGGCGTCTTCCGGCCTCTATTCCAACGTCCTCACCGCGACGTCATCGTCCGCCAAGCAGAGCGTGATCTATGACGGCCTGCAGAAGATCGCGGCCGCGACGGTGGACGATCCCGAGCTCGAACAGTCGCCGACCGCGCAGCTCAACAAGCTGAAGCAGGCGCTGCAGCAATACGCCAACTCCACCGACAATGCGACCCTGGCGCAGTCCGCCGTGACCTCGGCCAAGGACATGGTGACCGCGCTCAACCAGGCCACCAAGACGGTGCAGTCGGTTCGCGAGGGGGCGGACGTCGACATGGCGACGTCGGTTGCCAACATCAATCAGCTGCTGACCCAGTTCCAGACGGTCAACACCGCGATCGTGAAGGGCACGATCACCGGCGACGACGTCACCGACTATCTCGACCAACGCGACAGCATCGTCTCGAAGCTGTCGCAGGAGGTCGGCGTCACCATGTCGCTCCGTCCCAATGGCGACGCGGCGCTCTACACCGACAGTGGCGTCGTGCTGTTCGACAAGTCGGCGCGCACCGTGAGCTTTGCGCCGACCAACGCCTACACGGCCGGCACCACCGGCAACGCCGTCTTCATCGACGGTGTGCCCGTGACCGGTGCCAATTCCGTCATGCCGCTCAAGTCCGGCAAGCTCGCCGGCCTGGCCCAGCTGCGCGACCAGGACACGGTCACGTACCAGAGCCAGCTCGACGAAATCGCGCGCGGCCTGATCGACACCTTCAAGGAAAGCGATCAATCGGCCGTTCCGACGCTGGCGGACAGGCCCGGCCTCTTCACCTATCCCGGCGCGCCCGCGATGCCTGCGAGCGCCACGATCTCGGTCGGCCTCGCCGGCTTGATCTCGGTCGCTGCGTCGGTCGACCCGGCCGCGGGCGGCAATCCCAACCTTCTGCGCGACGGCGCGATCAGCGGCAATCCCGCCTTCAACTACAACACGACCGGCAACGCCGGCTTCTCGACCCGCCTGCATCAGCTCATCGACAACATGAACGCGTCGCAGCCGTTCGACGTCACGGCCCAGGGCAAGCCGAGCGGCAGCGTGATCGAGTTCGCCTCGTCCTCGGCGAGCTGGATCGAAAGCCATCGCAAGACCGCTGACGACAACGTCAAGTACCAGAACACGCTGCTCGACCGCAGCACCGCGGCGTTGTCCAACGTCGCTGGTGTCAACATGGACGACGAGATGTCGTTGATGCTCCAGGTCGAGCGCACCTATTCGGCGTCGTCGAAGATCATTTCGACCGTCGACGAGATGTTGCAGAGCCTGCTGGCCGCCGTGGGGAACTAA
- a CDS encoding flagellar hook protein FlgE gives MSLYGVMRTGVSGMNAQSNKLSTVSDNIANVNTTGYKRASTEFSSLILKSGSGNYDSGAVETSVRYAISDAGNYHFTTSTTDLAVQGNGFFVVQDANGNNFLTRAGAFVPDNTGNLVNTAGFQLMGYNIANGAVPNVAANGFGGLQVINVNQMALQAAPSTKATVAANLDPSATAIAAPAGPANYTSKTSMVTYDNIGNAVTLDVYAAKTGANTWDIQVYNGATALTTAGPATTFTFDVTATGKGKLAAASPTALSVAIPGGSAAFNIDLSAMTQVAAAFDFKATVDGNAPSSVEKVNIDDKGIVTAVLKNGTTLPSFQIALATVPSPDHLTPEVGNVYSPNLESGNVQVGLAGQGGLGTVKSGALEDSNVDLADELTSMIEAQRGFTANSKSFQTGADLLDVVVNLKR, from the coding sequence ATGAGCCTGTATGGTGTTATGCGCACCGGCGTTTCCGGAATGAACGCGCAGTCCAACAAGCTGTCGACGGTCTCGGACAACATCGCCAACGTCAACACGACCGGCTACAAGCGGGCTTCCACCGAATTCTCCTCGCTGATCCTGAAGAGCGGCTCCGGCAATTACGATTCGGGCGCGGTCGAGACCTCGGTCCGCTATGCCATCTCCGACGCCGGCAACTACCATTTCACGACCTCGACGACGGATCTCGCGGTCCAGGGCAACGGCTTCTTCGTCGTGCAGGACGCGAACGGAAACAACTTCCTCACCCGCGCCGGCGCCTTCGTGCCCGACAACACCGGCAACCTCGTCAACACCGCCGGCTTCCAGCTGATGGGCTACAACATCGCGAACGGTGCCGTCCCTAACGTCGCCGCCAACGGCTTCGGCGGTCTCCAGGTCATCAACGTCAACCAGATGGCGCTGCAGGCCGCGCCGTCGACCAAGGCGACCGTGGCCGCCAATCTCGATCCGAGCGCAACCGCGATCGCAGCGCCGGCAGGGCCCGCCAACTACACGTCGAAGACGTCGATGGTGACCTACGACAACATCGGCAACGCCGTGACGCTCGACGTGTACGCCGCCAAGACAGGCGCCAACACCTGGGACATCCAGGTCTACAACGGCGCGACGGCACTGACGACGGCCGGCCCCGCGACCACGTTCACCTTCGACGTCACCGCCACTGGTAAAGGCAAGCTGGCCGCGGCGAGCCCGACGGCGCTCTCGGTCGCCATCCCCGGCGGTTCCGCGGCCTTCAATATCGACCTGTCGGCGATGACCCAGGTCGCCGCCGCCTTCGACTTCAAGGCGACGGTCGACGGCAACGCCCCGTCCTCGGTCGAGAAGGTCAACATCGACGACAAGGGTATCGTCACCGCCGTGCTCAAGAACGGCACCACGCTGCCGAGCTTCCAGATCGCGCTCGCCACCGTGCCGAGCCCGGACCATCTGACGCCCGAGGTCGGCAACGTCTATTCGCCGAACCTGGAGTCCGGAAACGTGCAGGTCGGCCTTGCCGGCCAGGGCGGTCTCGGCACCGTCAAGTCCGGTGCGCTGGAAGATTCAAACGTCGATCTCGCGGACGAGTTGACCTCGATGATCGAGGCCCAGCGCGGCTTCACCGCGAACTCGAAATCGTTCCAGACCGGCGCCGACCTGCTGGACGTCGTCGTCAACCTGAAGCGCTGA
- a CDS encoding transglycosylase SLT domain-containing protein has protein sequence MIRNWASRIVAALFICDVGAAAAATDNARPCEREMARAAQQHGIPLGILYAVGLTETGRRGALHPYALGADGQTVFAKDMNDAMANFEAMRGKGIKLIDLGCMQINHYYHGDRFASVRAMFDPARNVDYAARFLKELKQREGSWTMAVARYNAGPNNQPAQKRYVCHIVAHLVSSGFGAWTDKARSFCQPKAT, from the coding sequence ATGATCAGGAATTGGGCCAGCCGAATCGTCGCGGCCCTGTTTATCTGTGACGTCGGTGCTGCTGCGGCGGCGACCGACAACGCGCGCCCCTGCGAGCGCGAGATGGCGCGCGCGGCCCAGCAGCATGGGATTCCGCTCGGCATTCTCTATGCGGTCGGCCTCACCGAGACCGGACGGCGCGGCGCGCTCCATCCCTACGCGCTCGGCGCCGACGGCCAGACGGTGTTCGCCAAGGACATGAACGATGCGATGGCGAATTTCGAGGCGATGCGGGGCAAGGGGATCAAGTTGATCGACCTCGGCTGCATGCAGATCAACCACTATTATCACGGCGACAGGTTCGCTTCGGTGCGTGCGATGTTCGATCCCGCCAGGAACGTCGATTATGCCGCGCGTTTCCTCAAGGAGCTGAAGCAGCGCGAGGGCAGCTGGACCATGGCGGTCGCGCGCTACAATGCAGGCCCCAACAATCAGCCGGCGCAGAAGCGCTACGTCTGTCACATCGTCGCTCATCTCGTCTCGAGCGGCTTCGGCGCCTGGACCGACAAGGCGCGCTCGTTCTGTCAGCCGAAAGCAACCTGA
- a CDS encoding flagellar hook-length control protein FliK, translating to MTKLNGTSGQLFSGLAESLNIRGSSRGTKSAGAKSQAGSSFNDLLHTVSNLAKQALKDDGSDTTAKAATLRPHLAHPTEKEKKNVSVHELKVASERPEPTEEASDEKVDRLAEKHRPIDHAAKADVQDPSGTAVVVGQEIAAAPAVKPQMQSQAAEKDAPAREERSSTTKREVQGAGKAATADTAPSNVTPAAARAQAAASQAAAAPQSLPAQASEPSGAMPATTGFEAVSANVERAAKAAGRDALPETTKVTVVQQETHLPPAQFNAPQQVANAVVTELKDSAGPTAPAALDLAASQTNAPDQPLKILTINLEPPALGNVIMRLRLVGTEVSIHLAAERRDTSQMLDQQRDQIRDLMQSAGYVADVAPVQHGSLDGFQSGSGQSQPQLPSQQQPSSQSQGTFDGGGTSSGQSDGGARQARQERRSNQETRHDQELGQPNRRGPVYL from the coding sequence ATGACCAAGCTCAATGGAACATCCGGACAGCTCTTTTCGGGCCTCGCCGAGAGCCTCAACATCCGGGGGTCGTCACGCGGGACAAAGAGCGCCGGGGCAAAGTCCCAGGCAGGTTCCTCGTTCAACGATCTGCTCCATACCGTCTCGAACCTTGCCAAGCAGGCCCTGAAAGACGACGGCAGCGATACGACCGCGAAGGCCGCAACGCTGCGCCCGCATCTGGCGCATCCGACCGAGAAGGAAAAGAAGAACGTCTCGGTGCACGAGCTCAAGGTGGCGTCGGAGCGACCAGAGCCCACGGAGGAAGCTTCCGACGAGAAGGTCGACAGGCTAGCGGAGAAACACCGTCCGATCGATCATGCCGCCAAGGCGGATGTTCAGGACCCATCGGGCACTGCCGTGGTGGTCGGGCAGGAGATCGCAGCCGCGCCTGCCGTGAAGCCGCAGATGCAATCGCAGGCCGCGGAGAAGGACGCGCCGGCGCGCGAGGAGCGGTCCTCCACGACGAAGCGTGAGGTTCAGGGCGCGGGGAAGGCGGCGACAGCAGATACCGCCCCATCCAATGTCACTCCGGCCGCCGCGCGCGCCCAGGCCGCGGCATCGCAAGCGGCGGCCGCGCCGCAATCCTTGCCTGCACAGGCCAGTGAGCCGTCAGGCGCGATGCCCGCGACGACGGGCTTCGAGGCGGTCTCGGCCAATGTCGAGCGCGCCGCCAAGGCCGCGGGGCGTGATGCATTGCCCGAGACGACCAAGGTCACCGTGGTTCAGCAGGAGACCCATCTGCCGCCCGCGCAGTTCAATGCCCCGCAGCAGGTCGCCAATGCGGTCGTCACTGAGCTGAAGGACTCCGCCGGCCCGACGGCGCCCGCCGCGCTTGATCTCGCGGCATCCCAGACCAATGCGCCGGATCAGCCGCTCAAGATCCTGACGATCAATCTCGAGCCGCCGGCGCTCGGCAACGTCATCATGCGCCTTCGCCTCGTCGGCACCGAAGTGTCCATCCATCTTGCGGCCGAGCGCAGGGACACCAGCCAGATGCTCGACCAGCAGCGCGACCAGATCCGCGATCTCATGCAGTCGGCGGGCTACGTCGCCGATGTCGCGCCGGTCCAGCACGGCTCGCTGGACGGATTCCAGAGCGGCTCCGGCCAGTCGCAGCCGCAGCTCCCCAGCCAGCAACAGCCCTCGTCGCAGTCGCAAGGCACGTTCGACGGCGGCGGCACGTCGTCGGGGCAGTCCGACGGCGGCGCAAGACAGGCCCGGCAGGAGCGCCGGTCCAATCAGGAGACGCGTCATGATCAGGAATTGGGCCAGCCGAATCGTCGCGGCCCTGTTTATCTGTGA